The following coding sequences lie in one Zingiber officinale cultivar Zhangliang chromosome 2B, Zo_v1.1, whole genome shotgun sequence genomic window:
- the LOC122046924 gene encoding symplekin-like, whose amino-acid sequence MARTIYRVSHEIRSNKGEPPAIQELQTGNQIRNKISRLSGAALSEELPAKRIEFEVPLSMAHSTHMTSDLPDDNDDGNGDYSSNTSLANGDLSAAEKMIAMIGALLAEGERGAESLELLISNIHADLMADIVIETMKHLPKNLMAVSVWHNNAQLNEETPSSSISSQVVPTAAIVSAPTPLPAELASTAVGTNGVGIFSPDTSTVSNLAVEVRRDPRRDPRRLDPRRPGPVGSLHSAPLNSVNSSDAQTVPSQLSSKAVPTSETVIVEQSSMPLTYKTEVELSEIPDTQRTGKIQSLEASEVQDNAMAMEQTSDVHTPPNLTCEQTVEEQLAESTPSDATANDDVYNLPESDEFASPDINSMVPEEDFHNLIAHPSLLELKDEQRSNLHRLTVTRIIKDYKKFHVTGSSQPCLPLLARLVAHSGADDDILMFLEEHIVLDYPHHKGHELAMHVLYYLQAIVISKVDNCSSVATSYEKFLLGIAKALLDSFPATDKSFSKLLVEAPILPDSSLKLLEDLCHANYNEHHLEETRDGDHVTQGLVATWGLILGRPSYRQACLDIALKCALHPQEEVRAKAIRLVANKLYLLNYASDSIEQFAMQMLLSVVEQQNFEEDISTQNSNDQQTEDELICGPRPSEPASSESENNKDNQASVMKKPILLQFVFDIYGKAPKVVKQSIHQHIPVIVKNLSTYSHLLKIFSDPPEGSKILIVLVLETLTEEATPSSELIATVKHLYETKLKDAVILIPMLSSFSKDEVLPIFPRLVDLPLEKFQAALARILQGSAHTGPALTPAEVLIAIHNINHQKDGVALKKITDACTACFEQRIVFTQHVLEKSLNHLVEQVPLPLLFMRTVIQAIDAFPSLVDFVMGILSKLVTKQIWKMPKLWVGFLKCAAQTQPRSFDVLLQLPSLHLESALNRHPNLRTPLAAYANQPNLRTSLPWQSLKVLGVLDENTR is encoded by the exons ATGGCAAGAACTATATATCGTGTATCCCATGAAATTCGTTCCAATAAG GGGGAACCACCAGCTATTCAAGAACTGCAAACGGGGAATCAGATTAGGAACAAGATTTCACGACTCTCAGGTGCTGCTCTTTCTGAAGAGTTGCCTGCTAAGAGAATAGAATTTGAGGTACCACTGAGTATGGCACATTCTACACATATGACATCAGATTTGCCAGATGATAATGATGATGGAAATGGTGATTATTCATCAAACACTTCTCTAGCGAATGGTGACTTATCAGCAGCTGAAAAGATGATTGCCATGATCGGTGCTCTCCTGGCTGAGGGGGAAAGAGGGGCTGAATCCCTTGAGCTTCTTATTTCCAATATTCATGCTGACCTTATGGCAGATATAGTTATAGAAACTATGAAGCATCTCCCCAAGAACTTAATGGCGGTATCAGTCTGGCACAATAATGCACAATTAAATGAAGAGACTCCCTCTTCCAGCATTTCTTCACAGGTTGTGCCAACCGCTGCAATTGTTTCTGCACCAACTCCATTACCTGCTGAATTGGCATCCACTGCTGTAGGGACAAATGGAGTTGGCATTTTCAGTCCTGATACATCTACTGTCTCTAACCTTGCTGTTGAAGTTAGAAGGGATCCCAGGAGG GATCCTCGTCGTCTTGATCCACGTCGGCCAGGGCCAGTTGGAAGTCTACACTCTGCACCTTTGAACTCAGTGAATAGCAGTGATGCACAAACTGTACCATCTCAGCTATCTAGTAAAGCTGTTCCTACTTCAGAAACTGTCATTGTTGAACAATCTTCCATGCCATTGACTTACAAAACTGAGGTGGAGCTTTCTGAAATACCAGATACTCAGAGAACAGGAAAAATACAATCATTAGAAGCCTCAGAAGTCCAGGACAATGCCATGGCTATGGAGCAAACTTCAGATGTCCATACACCACCAAACTTAACTTGTGAACAAACTGTTGAAGAACAGCTGGCAGAGTCTACACCATCAGATGCTACAGCTAATGATGATGTTTATAATCTTCCAGAATCCGATGAATTTGCTTCCCCTGATATTAACTCAATGGTCCCTGAAGAGGATTTTCATAATTTGATTGCACATCCATCTCTACTTGAGTTAAAAGATGAGCAGAGAAGCAATCTGCACAGGTTAACTGTTACTCGGATTATCAAAGATTACAAGAAATTCCATGTCACAGGATCTAGTCAACCATGCCTTCCATTGCTTGCTCGTCTGGTTGCACAT AGTGGGGCTGATGATGACATTCTTATGTTTTTAGAAGAACATATTGTATTGGATTATCCTCATCACAAG GGCCATGAACTTGCAATGCATGTCCTCTATTACCTGCAAGCAATAGTGATTTCCAAGGTAGACAATTGTTCCTCAGTGGCTACTAGTTACGAGAAATTTCTTCTGGGAATT GCAAAGGCATTGTTGGATTCCTTTCCAGCTACAGATAAATCCTTCAGTAAACTGCTTGTTGAAGCTCCAATACTGCCTGACTCTTCATTGAAATTGTTGGAGGATTTGTGCCATGCAAATTATAATGAGCATCATTTAGAAGAAACACGTGATGGTGATCATGTCACTCAAGGTCTTGTTGCAACATGGGGCTTAATTTTGGGACGTCCTTCTTATAGACAAGCTTGCTTGGATATTGCCTTGAAG TGCGCCCTTCATCCTCAGGAAGAAGTTAGAGCTAAAGCTATTCGATTG GTTGCAAACAAGCTTTATCTTCTGAACTATGCTTCAGATAGTATTGAACAGTTTGCTATGCAAATGCTACTATCAGTTGTTGAGCAGCAAAATTTTGAGGAGGATATCAGTACTCAAAACTCGAATGACCAACAAACAGAA GATGAACTTATTTGTGGCCCCAGGCCTTCAGAGCCTGCTTCTTCTGAGAGCGAAAATAATAAAGATAATCAAGCTTCTGTGATGAAG AAACCAATTCTTCTCCAATTTGTATTTGACATATATGGGAAGGCTCCAAAGGTTGTCAAGCAG TCTATTCATCAACACATTCCAGTCATTGTAAAGAATCTTAGTACATATTCTCACCTATTGAAAATATTCTCTGATCCTCCAGAAGGAAGTAAAATTCTGATTGTTTTG GTCTTGGAAACTCTAACTGAAGAGGCAACACCTTCGTCTGAGTTAATTGCCACAGTCAAGCATCTTTATGAGACTAAACTGAAG GATGCGGTTATTCTCATTCCAATGCTGTCTTCTTTTTCAAAGGATGAG GTGTTGCCTATCTTTCCACGTCTAGTTGATCTTCCCTTGGAGAAATTTCAAGCTGCTTTAGCTCGCATTTTGCAG GGATCTGCACATACTGGTCCTGCATTAACTCCTGCTGAAGTATTGATTGCAATTCACAATATTAATCATCAGAAAGATGGTGTTGCACTTAAGAAG ATAACAGATGCTTGCACAGCATGTTTTGAGCAACGTATAGTTTTCACTCAGCATGTTCTAGAAAAATCATTGAATCATTTG GTTGAGCAAGTGCCCCTCCCTCTTCTTTTCATGAGAACTGTTATTCAAGCAATAGATGCCTTTCCATCTCTG